The genomic segment GTGTTGAAGATGCTAAATCTACACTTGACAATGAATTAAATATTAATGAGATGAAAGAAGAAGCTGCTAAATATAAAGCTCAAATTGAAGATGCAAAAAATACTCTAAATGTAAAAGAAAATATGAATTTAGATTTAAATAATATCTTAAATGACGAAAATGAACCTTCTAAAGAAAAAGAAGAATTAAAAGAAGAGCCTAAAGAAGATGAAAATAAAGAACAAGTTTCATTAAAAGAACCAAAGAAAAAAAAGAAAAAAGATAATAGTAATAAATTTAAAGTAAATTTTGATGAAGAAATTAAGGATGAAAAATAATGCTTGATGATTTAAAGCCCCATATAGCTGACCTTAGAAAAAGGTTAATGGTCTCTGCACTAGCCCTTGGTATTGCATTTTTTGCTTGTTTTTTCTTTTATGAACCTATTTTAGGTTGGATGATGGTTCCAGTTGAAGCTGTACTTCCACCAAACTCTCAAATGGTAGCAGTAGAGATTCAAGAAACATTCTTTACAGCCCTTAAAGTAGCATTTTTTGCAGGTTTTATTGTTTCATTACCTGTAATTTTCTGGCAAATGTGGTTATTTTTAGCACCTGGTCTTTATGAACATGAAAAAAAACTAGTTGTTCCTTTTGTATTTTTTGCAACATTAATGTTTTTAATTGGCTCGTCTTTTGCTTATTATATTGTTGTGCCATATGGTTTTGAGTTCTTAATTAACTTTGGTTCGGCTGTTGTTACGGTATTACCAAGTATTGGTAAATATGTTGGTTTCTTTACAAAATTATTATTTGGTTTTGGTGTTGCTTTTGAATTACCTGTAATTACATTTTTCTTAGCAAAAATTGGACTTGTTGATGATAAAACATTAAAAGACTTCTTTAAATATGCAGTTGTATTGATTTTTATTTTAGCATCACTTTTAACTCCACCTGATGTAATTACACAATTTTTAATGGCTGGACCACTTATTTTCCTTTATATTGTTTCAATATACATTGCAAAGGTATTTAATCCACATCAACCATTAGATGAAGATGATGAAGAGTAATCTAGACCCACTTAAAACTTCTAGCTATGATTATAACCTTCCAAAAGAACTCATAGCTACGAAGCCAGTTTACCCAGCAGACAGTGCAAAACTTTTAGTTTATAACACAGAAACTGACACGATAACTCATACAACTTTTAAGTCTTTAATGGATTTTCTTCCTGATAACTTGTCTGTATTTTTAAATGATACAAAAGTTATAAAAGCAAGAATTTTTGGAGAAAAAGAGTCTGGTGGAAAAATTGAGCTTCTTTTTAATAAGCCTCTTTTTATGGATAGATATTTAGTAATGATTAGAGGAAAGGTAAAAGTAGGAACAAAATTATTCTTTCCTTTAGATTTAGAAGCTGAAGTCTTAGAAGTAAACGATGATGGAAGTAGAATTGTAAATTTTAAACAAAATGAGAAAAAACTAGATTTTTTATCATTAGTTGATATCTTAAATGAAATAGGTCATTTACCTCTTCCACCTTATATGAATAGAGAAGATGAAGAAAAAGACAATGAAGATTATCAAACTTTATTCGCTAAAAATTATGGAGCAGTTGCTGCACCAACTGCATCATTACACTTTACAGAAGAATTATTAGAAAAAATTAATGACAAGTATGATGTAAATTATTTAACACTTCATGTTGGAGCTGGAACGTTTAAACCAGTTGATAGTGAAGATATTTTATCTCACCCAATGCACAGTGAATACTTTGAAATAGGAAGTGAAGCTAAAAAATCTTTAGATGAAGCACAAAAAGTTCTTGCAGTAGGAACTACTGTTACAAGAACAGTTGAATACTATGCAAGAACAAATAAAATACAAGGGGAATGTGATCTATTTTTGAATCCAGCTAATACACCTATAAAAGTTGATCATTTACTTACAAATTTCCACCTTCCTAAGTCAACATTAATTATGCTTATTGCATCATTCGTTGGTTTAGAAAAAACACTAGAAATATATGAAGAAGCCATCAAAGAGAAATATAGATTTTACTCTTATGGTGATGGTATGCTTATCATCTAAACACCTAAGCTTTACTCGTAAAGCACTTTAGAATTTGCTTCTTTTAAGAGAAATTCATTTTCTCTGCTAAAAAGAAGATATAAAACAAAAGGTCCCTAAAAAAATAGGGACTAATTTTTTAAGGACTTAAATCATGCCACACTACATACTATTTGACACAGAAACAACAGGAAATCAAGAAGAAGATAGAGTAATCCAATTTGGAGCAATGATAGTTGATCAAAAAGGTAAAATTGAAGCATATGATGAGTTTTGTTATTCAGATGTTGAAATTAAAATTGAAGCAATGGAAGTTCATAATATCACTCCTGATTTAATAAAAGGAAAACCAAAAGCTACTGAAACTTCTTTTTATAAAAGACTAGAAGAGTTAAACTCTAATGAAAACTTTCTAATTGCACATAATATCTCTTTTGATATGGGAATGATAGAAAAAGAAGGTTTTATTAACAGTTATCAAACTATTGATACTTTAAGATGTGCTAAGCATCTATTTCCAGAAATGCCTTATCATAGATTACAATATTTAAGATATGCTCTTGAGCTATACAAAGTAGAAGAAGCAGAAGCAGCTAAACACAATATCACAATTAAAGCCCATGATGCTATTGGTGATGTTTTAGTTATGAAACTATTTTTAACTAAACTTGTAAAAAAATGTAGAGAAATCTACCCAGATTATAATCCAATGGAAAAATTAGCTGAACTAACTAAAACACCTGTACTACTAAAAAGCTTTAGATTTGGAAAATACAAAAATAAAGAGATTGCAAAAGTAGCACAAGAAGACCCTGGATATCTAAACTGGATGAGAACAAATATGGATTTAGATGAAGATTTAAAATATACCTTGGATAAAGTTCTAAGTTAGCACTAAATTTCATTAAAATTTCATTAAAATTTCATTTTAGTTCACTATAATTATAACAAATTTTTTCACACAAGGATTATAGTGACACGGTTTTCTAGAATAGGCTTTATTCTAGCAGCTGCAGGTTCAGCTGTTGGTTTAGGAAACATATGGAAGTTTCCATATGTAACAGGTGAATATGGTGGTGGAGCATTTGTAATTGTTTATTTGCTTGCTATCTTATTCATTGGTCTTACAATATTCATTGCAGAAGCAGTAATTGGACAAAATGGACAGTCTGATGTTTCTACCTCTTTTGTAAATTTATCAAAATCAAAAAACAAAAACTGGAAGTTTGCAGGCTTTATGGTTTTTACTGGTTTAATTATTCTTTCATTTTATTCTGTTGTTTTAGGATGGATTTTAAATTATGTATTTACTTCTTTTTCAGCATTGCCAACGGAAGCAAAAGTTGCAGGTGCAGCTTTTGAAAAACTAATTTCAAATGATATAGGTTCGTTACTTGTATATCATACTTTAATTGCTGGTTCAGTAGTCTATATTGTATTAAAAGGAATTAAAGAAGGTATTGAAAAAATAAACTTAATTTTAATGCCTTTATTAGGATTAATTCTTTTTGGTCTTTTAATTTATTCATTAACATTAGACTCTTTTTCACAAGCTGTTTCTTTTATGTTTTCTGCTGATTGGAGTAAAATAAATGGTGATGCACTTTTAGCAGCTTTAGGACAAGCCTTTTTTACATTGTCACTTGGTGTTGGTACAATTTTAACCTATTCTGCTTCTTTATCAGAAAATACTAATTTTATTAAAACATCAATATCTGTTGCACTTGTTGATACTTCAATTGCAATAATTGCAGGTTTAATCATTTTTTCATTTCTTTTTGAAGCTGGTGCTCCAAGTGCAGCGGGACCTGGCTTAGTATTTATTTCATTGCCTGTGATTTTCTCTGGATGGGGAGTATTAGGTCAAGTTATTGCTTTTTCATTTTTTATTGCATTAATTTTTGCTGGTATTACTTCGGCTGTATCTATGATTGAGCCATCACTTAGATTTTTTATTGAAAGATTTAATATAACAAGAGCAA from the Arcobacter sp. CECT 8983 genome contains:
- the tatB gene encoding Sec-independent protein translocase protein TatB translates to MFGMGFMEIFLIAIVAIIALGPDKLPTAMVEIAKFIKKIKSGVEDAKSTLDNELNINEMKEEAAKYKAQIEDAKNTLNVKENMNLDLNNILNDENEPSKEKEELKEEPKEDENKEQVSLKEPKKKKKKDNSNKFKVNFDEEIKDEK
- a CDS encoding sodium-dependent transporter, which translates into the protein MTRFSRIGFILAAAGSAVGLGNIWKFPYVTGEYGGGAFVIVYLLAILFIGLTIFIAEAVIGQNGQSDVSTSFVNLSKSKNKNWKFAGFMVFTGLIILSFYSVVLGWILNYVFTSFSALPTEAKVAGAAFEKLISNDIGSLLVYHTLIAGSVVYIVLKGIKEGIEKINLILMPLLGLILFGLLIYSLTLDSFSQAVSFMFSADWSKINGDALLAALGQAFFTLSLGVGTILTYSASLSENTNFIKTSISVALVDTSIAIIAGLIIFSFLFEAGAPSAAGPGLVFISLPVIFSGWGVLGQVIAFSFFIALIFAGITSAVSMIEPSLRFFIERFNITRAKATLISGTTFYILGIVALLSMSKSFSTELTFFGKNAFDLMDFMTSSVLMPIAAILTSVFLGYFVDKQTIQDKFTQHVPLAVFNIWYFLIRYIVPLAIVVLLLNKVGIIK
- the tatC gene encoding twin-arginine translocase subunit TatC — its product is MLDDLKPHIADLRKRLMVSALALGIAFFACFFFYEPILGWMMVPVEAVLPPNSQMVAVEIQETFFTALKVAFFAGFIVSLPVIFWQMWLFLAPGLYEHEKKLVVPFVFFATLMFLIGSSFAYYIVVPYGFEFLINFGSAVVTVLPSIGKYVGFFTKLLFGFGVAFELPVITFFLAKIGLVDDKTLKDFFKYAVVLIFILASLLTPPDVITQFLMAGPLIFLYIVSIYIAKVFNPHQPLDEDDEE
- a CDS encoding 3'-5' exonuclease, whose amino-acid sequence is MPHYILFDTETTGNQEEDRVIQFGAMIVDQKGKIEAYDEFCYSDVEIKIEAMEVHNITPDLIKGKPKATETSFYKRLEELNSNENFLIAHNISFDMGMIEKEGFINSYQTIDTLRCAKHLFPEMPYHRLQYLRYALELYKVEEAEAAKHNITIKAHDAIGDVLVMKLFLTKLVKKCREIYPDYNPMEKLAELTKTPVLLKSFRFGKYKNKEIAKVAQEDPGYLNWMRTNMDLDEDLKYTLDKVLS
- the queA gene encoding tRNA preQ1(34) S-adenosylmethionine ribosyltransferase-isomerase QueA; the protein is MMKSNLDPLKTSSYDYNLPKELIATKPVYPADSAKLLVYNTETDTITHTTFKSLMDFLPDNLSVFLNDTKVIKARIFGEKESGGKIELLFNKPLFMDRYLVMIRGKVKVGTKLFFPLDLEAEVLEVNDDGSRIVNFKQNEKKLDFLSLVDILNEIGHLPLPPYMNREDEEKDNEDYQTLFAKNYGAVAAPTASLHFTEELLEKINDKYDVNYLTLHVGAGTFKPVDSEDILSHPMHSEYFEIGSEAKKSLDEAQKVLAVGTTVTRTVEYYARTNKIQGECDLFLNPANTPIKVDHLLTNFHLPKSTLIMLIASFVGLEKTLEIYEEAIKEKYRFYSYGDGMLII